A genomic segment from Methanoplanus limicola DSM 2279 encodes:
- the ribB gene encoding 3,4-dihydroxy-2-butanone-4-phosphate synthase: MIDKAVKALKDGDIVLIFDFDDREGETDFAVRADAVTPEIIARMRNDAGGLICTAIEGRIAEKLGLPFAGDALSGTNLVEKIGDIPYDSANHSSFSLFLNHRDTFTGITDNDRTLTANKLAEHVKKAANGGSPTFAEEFRTPGHMATLRANERLLDQRRGQTELSIALANIAGITPCITICEMLDDKSGRALTKEDAKKYAEEHNLIFIEGSEIVEYWNRTKNN, encoded by the coding sequence ATGATAGATAAAGCAGTAAAAGCACTAAAAGACGGCGATATAGTCCTTATTTTTGATTTTGATGATCGTGAGGGCGAAACAGATTTCGCAGTAAGAGCAGACGCAGTAACACCTGAAATTATCGCAAGGATGAGAAATGACGCAGGTGGTCTCATCTGCACAGCCATCGAAGGCAGAATTGCAGAAAAACTGGGACTTCCCTTTGCAGGTGATGCACTCTCCGGCACAAACCTTGTTGAAAAGATTGGAGATATACCATATGACTCTGCAAACCACTCATCCTTCTCCCTCTTTCTGAACCACCGCGATACATTTACCGGAATTACCGACAATGACAGAACCCTGACTGCAAATAAGCTTGCAGAGCATGTGAAAAAAGCTGCAAACGGCGGGAGTCCGACTTTTGCTGAAGAGTTCAGGACACCGGGCCATATGGCTACACTGAGGGCAAACGAAAGACTTCTTGACCAGAGAAGAGGTCAGACCGAACTGTCAATTGCTCTTGCAAACATTGCAGGAATCACACCGTGCATCACAATATGCGAGATGCTCGATGACAAATCCGGAAGGGCGCTCACAAAAGAGGATGCAAAAAAATATGCAGAAGAGCATAATCTCATATTTATTGAAGGATCAGAGATTGTAGAATACTGGAACAGAACCAAAAACAACTAA